The Arachis hypogaea cultivar Tifrunner chromosome 16, arahy.Tifrunner.gnm2.J5K5, whole genome shotgun sequence genome contains a region encoding:
- the LOC112754740 gene encoding uncharacterized protein produces MMPVLPENEQICIDLILSEYNPFKLMKDGKLVAYPWDMPPPYPTNSAILSSSLSSSPFSHIHALLPLKKSEPLNLSESLRSYFVLKYSESMAKRVEGLVAMVHKLHNQMLRDDLSLPFRRDCLIRYFKCLCMIEPFFPMNGSPNPPIFVWYNAIDPQQDSSQHNIHLEKASVLFNLVALCTHIALSCDLTTNHGHRLAMDALTWIFRLWLNSNNVSGTFDLSQQYTSMINNEIDKLKLKFCHPQSDVSSLAGYPASTYDPSSDVTEQILLGYWKAHSLLGVFCEAPCLDLLSEVSPVKIKDGNLVANATWEAPNLALENMSLQETQH; encoded by the exons ATGATGCCCGTGCTACCAGAAAATGAACAAATATGCATTGACCTCATCCTCTCAGAGTACAATCCTTTCAAGCTTATGAAGGATGGAAAGCTGGTGGCTTACCCATGGGACATGCCTCCTCCTTATCCAACAAATTCGGCAATTCTCTCATCTTCGTTGTCTTCTTCGCCGTtctcacatattcatgcactcCTTCCTTTGAAGAAGAGTGAGCCCTTGAATCTCTCCGAGTCCCTGCGCAGTTACTTTGTCCTCAAATACTCTGAGAGCATGGCAAAGAGAGTAGAAGGCCTTGTCGCAATGGTACACAAATTGCACAATCAGATGCTGCGTGATGACCTTTCTCTGCCCTTTCGCCGTGACTGCCTCATCCGTTATTTCAAATGCCTTTGCATGATTGAGCCTTTCTTTCCTATGAATGGCTCACCCAACCCACCTATCTTTGTTTGGTACAATGCAATTGACCCGCAACAGGACTCTTCTCAACATAACATCCATTTGGAGAAGGCCTCTGTTCTCTTCAACCTGGTAGCCCTCTGCACCCACATTGCTCTCTCCTGCGATCTCACCACCAACCATGGCCATCGCCTTGCCATGGATGCTTTAACTTGGATCTTTCGACTGTGGTTGAATTCTAACAATGTATCTGGCACGTTTGACTTGTCCCAACAATACACCAGTATGATAAACAATGAGATTGACAAGTTGAAATTGAAGTTTTGTCATCCCCAATCTGATGTATCATCATTAGCTGGATACCCT GCTTCAACTTATGATCCATCGAGTGATGTCACCGAACAGATTCTTTTAGGGTATTGGAAGGCTCACTCCCTGCTTGGAGTGTTTTGTGAAGCACCATGCTTGGACCTTCTCTCTGAGGTTAGCCCTGTCAAGATTAAGGATGGAAATCTTGTGGCCAATGCAACCTGGGAGGCACCAAATTTGGCATTGGAGAACATGAGCTTGCAGGAGACACAACATTAA